A genomic window from Paraburkholderia phytofirmans OLGA172 includes:
- a CDS encoding GMC family oxidoreductase codes for MTDRTMRPVDVVIVGFGWGGAIMAKELTEEGLQVLALERGTYRDTYPDGAYPSTLDELTYLQRFKLFQDMSASTFTFRYDVNSVAVPYRQIGAFKPGTGVGGAGLHWAGQHWRMFPEELRLRSHYVERYGAKFIPEGMTIQDFGVSYEELEPHFDFAEKVFGTSGQAYRVKGRIVGDGNPFDADRSDAFPLPAQKVPYGPHVFMKAARELGFHPFRAPAATVSAPYTNPYGCQMGPCNFCGFCSGYACYNYSKASPNVNVLPALRDLPNFELRPNCNVLRILLDSSRKRATGVEYVDAAGNTVVQPAQIVIASTFAYNNAHLFMLSGIGQQYDPATGEGTVGKNVSYQMLSNIQTFFPTDTNSNPFMGAGGNSVAFDDFNGDNFDHGPLGFVGGSVLWCNPAGAKPISGIAVPTGTPQWGSAWKKAVKENYTNTVSIDSNGANMVYRDCYLDLDPTYKNKFGQPLLRFTFDWKDNDIRMTRFVTSKLEQVAKAMNPKSYTITQKNFGDHFDLRPYQTTHWAGGLIMGPDRPTSALNRYLQSWDVPNVFAVGSGVFPVGLGYNPTGAVAALAYWCAKAVRQQYLKDPRPLVDA; via the coding sequence ATGACCGACCGGACGATGAGACCCGTGGATGTGGTCATTGTCGGCTTTGGATGGGGCGGCGCGATCATGGCGAAAGAGTTGACCGAAGAGGGGCTGCAGGTGCTGGCGCTCGAGCGCGGCACCTATCGGGACACTTATCCGGATGGCGCTTATCCGTCGACGCTTGACGAACTGACGTACTTGCAGCGGTTCAAATTGTTTCAGGATATGTCCGCCAGTACATTCACATTCCGTTATGACGTCAACAGCGTGGCAGTGCCATACCGTCAGATCGGGGCATTCAAGCCAGGCACGGGCGTGGGTGGCGCAGGGCTGCACTGGGCTGGGCAACACTGGCGCATGTTCCCGGAAGAGCTGAGGCTGCGTTCACATTACGTTGAACGATACGGTGCGAAGTTTATTCCAGAAGGCATGACGATCCAGGATTTTGGCGTCAGCTATGAAGAGCTCGAGCCGCATTTCGACTTCGCAGAGAAGGTGTTTGGAACCTCAGGGCAGGCCTACCGTGTGAAGGGACGAATTGTGGGCGACGGTAATCCGTTTGACGCCGACAGGTCCGATGCCTTTCCATTACCTGCGCAGAAAGTGCCCTATGGACCTCACGTTTTCATGAAGGCTGCACGCGAGCTGGGATTTCATCCGTTTCGCGCGCCTGCCGCTACGGTCTCCGCGCCGTATACGAATCCGTATGGCTGCCAGATGGGACCCTGCAACTTCTGCGGTTTCTGTTCGGGCTACGCGTGCTACAACTATTCGAAGGCCTCGCCGAACGTAAACGTGTTGCCTGCACTACGCGACTTGCCGAATTTCGAGCTTCGGCCCAACTGCAACGTTCTGCGCATTCTGCTCGATAGCTCGCGTAAGCGGGCGACCGGCGTCGAATACGTCGACGCAGCGGGCAATACGGTGGTGCAGCCGGCGCAGATTGTGATCGCAAGCACCTTCGCTTATAACAACGCTCATCTGTTCATGCTGTCGGGCATTGGACAGCAATACGACCCGGCCACTGGAGAGGGAACCGTCGGAAAGAACGTGTCATATCAGATGCTGTCGAATATCCAGACGTTCTTTCCGACGGACACTAACAGCAATCCGTTCATGGGAGCGGGTGGAAACAGTGTCGCATTCGACGATTTCAATGGTGACAATTTCGATCATGGTCCGCTCGGCTTCGTGGGCGGCTCGGTGCTCTGGTGCAACCCGGCGGGTGCGAAACCTATCTCAGGTATTGCGGTGCCAACCGGAACACCTCAGTGGGGCTCCGCATGGAAGAAGGCCGTGAAAGAGAATTACACGAACACGGTTTCGATCGACTCCAACGGGGCCAACATGGTGTACCGCGATTGCTATCTCGATCTCGACCCAACCTACAAGAATAAGTTTGGGCAGCCGCTGTTGCGCTTCACCTTCGACTGGAAAGACAACGATATTCGCATGACGCGCTTTGTCACGTCGAAGCTTGAACAGGTCGCGAAGGCAATGAATCCCAAATCCTATACCATCACCCAGAAGAATTTCGGCGATCACTTTGATTTGCGGCCCTATCAAACCACTCATTGGGCCGGCGGACTGATCATGGGACCGGACAGGCCGACGAGCGCGTTAAACCGCTATCTGCAAAGCTGGGACGTTCCTAACGTGTTCGCCGTCGGATCTGGCGTCTTTCCTGTGGGGCTTGGCTACAATCCGACGGGCGCGGTCGCAGCGCTGGCGTACTGGTGCGCGAAAGCGGTCAGACAGCAGTACCTCAAAGACCCGCGGCCGCTGGTCGATGCGTAG
- a CDS encoding cytochrome c, which translates to MSRHYRVAVSASLLLFAIQARAADPQQIARGEYIARAGDCAACHTARINGKPFAGGYPLGTPLGIVYSTNITPDKETGIGDWRYEDFATLMRTGKTREGHTVYPAMPYPSYARITDDDMRALYAFLMNGVTPVKQQNRENGIPWPLSIRWPLKVWSAIFAPDPSHVADAFRDEGDGAAQLARGAYLVQGLGHCGSCHTPRGPALQEKALTDVGNTVYLSGGGSIDGWIAPSLRNEAADGLGSTSPEDIVMFLRSGRTTRVASFGAMNDVVAHSTQYMTDADLRSIAAYLKSLPPHKTGAGPFAYSATVATALYNGRVSTSGAQIYLDRCAGCHRSDGKGNDKAFPALAGNPVLQTADPTSAIHIVLSGASMPATRTAPSAMTMGSYESVLNDQQVADVVSFVQTGWGNQGATATAGQVAKVRKSSRPVDPQGWTAKTP; encoded by the coding sequence ATGAGTCGCCACTATCGCGTCGCCGTCAGCGCTAGCCTTCTTCTGTTCGCCATCCAGGCGCGTGCGGCCGATCCCCAACAGATTGCCCGCGGGGAATATATCGCGCGTGCCGGCGATTGCGCCGCATGCCACACCGCACGCATAAACGGTAAGCCGTTCGCCGGTGGGTATCCGCTAGGCACCCCCCTCGGTATCGTCTACTCGACGAACATTACGCCCGACAAGGAAACAGGCATTGGGGACTGGCGCTACGAGGACTTTGCGACGCTGATGCGCACCGGAAAGACCCGTGAAGGACATACGGTCTATCCGGCGATGCCTTACCCTTCGTACGCCCGCATTACGGATGACGATATGCGAGCGCTATATGCATTCCTGATGAACGGCGTTACGCCGGTGAAACAGCAGAATCGCGAGAACGGGATCCCCTGGCCGCTTTCGATACGGTGGCCGCTCAAAGTATGGAGCGCGATATTCGCACCGGACCCATCACACGTAGCCGACGCATTCCGCGACGAGGGTGATGGAGCTGCACAACTGGCGCGCGGTGCGTATCTGGTTCAGGGCCTGGGACATTGCGGCAGTTGTCATACGCCACGCGGCCCTGCTTTGCAGGAGAAAGCGCTGACGGACGTGGGCAACACCGTGTATCTTTCGGGCGGTGGCTCGATCGACGGCTGGATTGCGCCTTCATTGCGCAATGAGGCTGCCGACGGGCTCGGATCCACGTCACCGGAAGATATCGTCATGTTCTTGCGAAGTGGCCGTACGACGCGCGTGGCATCGTTTGGCGCAATGAACGACGTGGTGGCGCATTCGACTCAGTACATGACAGATGCTGACCTGAGGAGTATTGCTGCCTACCTCAAGTCATTGCCGCCGCACAAGACAGGAGCGGGGCCGTTCGCATACAGCGCAACCGTCGCGACAGCACTCTATAACGGGCGCGTGTCCACGTCTGGCGCGCAGATCTATCTTGACCGCTGCGCGGGTTGTCATCGGTCGGACGGCAAGGGCAACGACAAGGCCTTCCCGGCGTTAGCCGGAAATCCTGTGCTGCAAACGGCCGACCCCACGTCTGCTATCCATATCGTCCTTTCAGGCGCGTCCATGCCTGCTACGCGAACAGCGCCATCTGCGATGACGATGGGTTCTTACGAATCGGTGCTCAACGATCAACAGGTTGCCGACGTCGTGAGTTTTGTGCAAACGGGCTGGGGAAATCAAGGTGCGACAGCCACCGCCGGCCAGGTCGCAAAAGTACGCAAATCATCCAGGCCGGTCGATCCGCAAGGGTGGACTGCCAAAACCCCTTGA
- a CDS encoding IS5 family transposase, translating to MTQLGLGLDLSTKRTRKREFLDEMRRVVPWLKLIALIEPHYPTGKTGRPPFPIATMLQIHFMQQWFGLSDPAMEEALYDVPLYREFAGLDGGMVRLPDESTILRFRHLLETHGLAVQMLALVNEILTEKGLMLKAGSAVDATLIAAPSSTKNGSGTRDPEMQSTQKGGNWYFGMKMHIGVDADSGLVHTVIGTAANVHDITVAQTLLHGEETDVYADAGYQGIEKRCEPEAVRWHVAMRPAKRRKLDLSDSLDAIYDQIERLKAGIRAKVEHPFRILKRQFGYMKTRYRGLPKNIAQITTLFALGNLWMARRALRKA from the coding sequence ATGACGCAACTTGGTCTTGGTCTGGATCTGTCAACGAAGCGCACGCGCAAGCGGGAATTTCTCGATGAGATGCGACGCGTTGTGCCCTGGTTGAAGCTGATTGCGCTGATCGAGCCGCACTATCCCACGGGCAAAACCGGTCGGCCGCCGTTCCCGATTGCGACGATGCTGCAGATTCATTTCATGCAGCAATGGTTCGGTCTGTCAGACCCTGCCATGGAAGAGGCACTCTATGACGTGCCGCTGTATCGCGAGTTCGCGGGTCTCGACGGCGGGATGGTCCGCTTGCCGGATGAAAGCACGATTCTCCGGTTCCGCCATCTGCTGGAAACGCACGGTCTGGCGGTGCAAATGCTGGCGCTGGTCAATGAAATCCTGACGGAGAAAGGCCTGATGCTTAAGGCTGGGTCGGCAGTCGACGCCACCCTGATCGCCGCGCCCAGTTCGACAAAGAATGGCTCCGGCACGCGCGATCCTGAAATGCAATCAACGCAGAAAGGTGGCAACTGGTACTTCGGGATGAAAATGCATATCGGCGTGGACGCCGATTCGGGCCTGGTCCATACGGTCATTGGAACGGCGGCCAATGTTCACGACATTACCGTAGCCCAGACGTTGCTGCATGGTGAAGAAACGGATGTGTACGCGGACGCCGGATATCAGGGTATCGAAAAGCGTTGTGAGCCTGAGGCGGTGCGTTGGCATGTTGCAATGCGACCGGCAAAGCGCAGGAAACTGGATCTGAGTGATTCGTTGGACGCGATATACGATCAGATCGAACGCCTGAAGGCGGGTATTCGGGCCAAGGTCGAACACCCGTTTCGCATCCTCAAGCGGCAGTTCGGTTACATGAAGACGCGCTATCGTGGTTTGCCGAAGAACATCGCCCAGATCACCACGCTGTTTGCTTTGGGCAATTTATGGATGGCTCGCAGAGCTTTGCGCAAAGCTTGA
- a CDS encoding alpha/beta fold hydrolase, with product MNFNTVSDGTQIFFKDWGKGKPVVFSHGWPVNADCWDPQMLFLLQRGYRIIAHDRRGHGRSSQPSEGHNMDTYADDLAALLDKLDVKDATLIGHSTGGGEVTRYVGRHGTRRVSKVVLIGAVVPLMAQTADNPNGVPMAVYDGIRKNTAQHRSDFLKQLAVPVYGFNRPYAKVSQGLIDSLWAAAMMGAINAEYECIKALSETDFAEDLKKFDVPTLFIQGDDDQIVPLELSSMVASKLVKNSTLKVYPGAPHGLPQTMPDEVNAEILNFLET from the coding sequence ATGAATTTCAACACCGTCAGCGACGGCACTCAGATCTTCTTCAAGGACTGGGGTAAAGGAAAACCAGTGGTGTTCTCTCATGGCTGGCCGGTCAATGCGGATTGCTGGGACCCACAAATGTTGTTCCTGCTTCAGCGCGGCTATCGGATCATTGCGCATGACCGACGCGGCCATGGCCGCTCGAGTCAACCTAGCGAAGGACACAACATGGACACGTACGCCGACGATCTCGCCGCCTTGCTGGATAAACTGGATGTCAAGGATGCAACCTTGATCGGACATTCGACCGGCGGCGGCGAAGTGACGCGCTATGTCGGACGACACGGCACGCGCCGGGTCTCGAAGGTGGTTCTCATCGGTGCAGTGGTGCCATTAATGGCTCAGACCGCGGACAATCCGAACGGTGTCCCGATGGCCGTGTACGATGGGATCCGGAAAAACACCGCCCAGCATCGTTCCGATTTCCTGAAGCAACTCGCGGTGCCCGTGTATGGATTCAACCGACCCTATGCCAAAGTCTCGCAGGGGCTCATCGATTCGCTCTGGGCCGCCGCCATGATGGGCGCCATCAACGCGGAATACGAATGCATCAAGGCACTTTCCGAAACCGATTTTGCGGAGGATCTGAAAAAATTTGATGTGCCAACGCTCTTCATTCAGGGAGACGACGATCAAATTGTTCCACTCGAACTTTCGTCGATGGTAGCTTCGAAGCTAGTCAAGAACTCGACTTTAAAGGTCTATCCCGGTGCTCCGCATGGTCTGCCGCAAACCATGCCCGACGAAGTCAACGCCGAAATCCTGAATTTTCTCGAGACCTGA
- a CDS encoding gluconate 2-dehydrogenase subunit 3 family protein has protein sequence MKTIGVSPSRRAFLRTVTSVAPAAVAVGGSMMVSVACRQDAGDVPYRPKFFAADEWDTLVALVDRLIPADSEGPGSVEAGVAEFIDLQMNTAYGYGGLWYMHGPFIKAPPTMGYQLPFSPRDMYRNALRGLQEAMRKQYGKRFEQLENEEKDQVIGELETGKIDIGTVPPHDFFTQLLQNTREGYFCDPKHGGNKGMAAWRMINFPGARADYIDWVEQYGRRYPLAPVSSA, from the coding sequence ATGAAAACTATCGGTGTCTCGCCTTCGCGGCGAGCGTTTCTGCGTACCGTGACGAGCGTTGCACCGGCCGCGGTGGCCGTGGGCGGTTCAATGATGGTATCGGTAGCCTGTCGTCAGGATGCAGGCGACGTGCCATATCGGCCAAAGTTCTTTGCCGCCGATGAATGGGACACACTGGTCGCCCTCGTGGACCGATTGATTCCCGCGGATAGCGAGGGGCCAGGCTCGGTGGAGGCGGGTGTCGCGGAGTTCATCGATTTGCAGATGAATACAGCCTATGGGTACGGTGGACTCTGGTACATGCATGGCCCGTTCATCAAAGCCCCGCCGACGATGGGCTATCAACTGCCGTTTAGTCCACGGGACATGTATCGGAACGCGCTTAGGGGTCTGCAGGAAGCGATGCGCAAACAATACGGGAAACGCTTCGAGCAACTCGAGAATGAGGAAAAGGATCAGGTCATCGGCGAACTGGAGACAGGCAAGATCGATATCGGCACAGTGCCGCCTCACGACTTCTTTACTCAATTGCTGCAGAACACGCGGGAAGGCTACTTCTGCGATCCGAAACACGGTGGCAACAAGGGGATGGCGGCTTGGCGAATGATCAATTTCCCAGGTGCACGCGCTGACTACATCGACTGGGTCGAGCAGTATGGCCGACGCTACCCCCTTGCGCCAGTCTCGTCCGCATGA
- a CDS encoding alpha/beta fold hydrolase encodes MTTSTPTIVNHTRRANGIRQHYLEAGSGPVVVLLHGFPETSFAWRFQIPALAQKFRVIAPDLRGYGETDKPASGYDKRNMAQDLIALLDDLGIDRIALVGHDRGARVATRFAKDHPQRLDRLVVMDNVPTRVVAQNMNAQTARAYWFFLFHLVPDLPETLISGKEAEWLHHFFADWCYNPHAIDGDAFDTYVKAYKRPGAVRGAMSDYRANAEDVKQDLDDADTKITCPTMAIWGKDFYAVGGMFDMKVVWEQMATHLRAEPIDQCGHLPQEEQPERVNALLLDFLETWRG; translated from the coding sequence ATGACAACGTCCACGCCTACCATCGTCAATCACACCCGCCGGGCAAACGGCATTCGCCAACATTACCTTGAAGCAGGCAGCGGCCCGGTCGTTGTTCTACTACACGGCTTTCCCGAAACCAGCTTCGCCTGGCGCTTCCAGATTCCGGCTTTAGCGCAGAAATTCCGCGTCATTGCGCCTGATCTGCGGGGCTATGGTGAAACCGATAAACCAGCAAGCGGGTATGACAAGCGCAATATGGCGCAGGATCTGATCGCATTGCTCGACGACCTCGGAATTGACAGGATTGCACTTGTCGGCCATGACCGAGGCGCACGTGTCGCCACGCGCTTCGCCAAAGATCATCCGCAGCGCCTGGACCGGCTGGTTGTAATGGACAACGTGCCAACACGCGTCGTGGCCCAGAACATGAACGCCCAAACCGCGCGCGCGTACTGGTTCTTCCTGTTCCATCTCGTTCCGGACCTGCCCGAAACATTGATCAGTGGTAAGGAAGCGGAGTGGCTGCATCATTTTTTCGCAGACTGGTGCTACAACCCCCATGCAATAGACGGCGATGCCTTCGACACATATGTCAAGGCCTACAAGCGCCCAGGCGCAGTGCGGGGCGCGATGTCCGACTATCGGGCGAATGCCGAGGACGTTAAGCAGGACCTCGACGATGCGGATACCAAAATCACCTGTCCCACCATGGCCATTTGGGGCAAAGACTTCTATGCGGTGGGCGGAATGTTCGATATGAAGGTCGTTTGGGAACAAATGGCCACCCATCTACGTGCTGAACCGATCGACCAGTGCGGACATCTGCCGCAAGAGGAACAGCCCGAGCGCGTCAATGCCCTCCTGCTCGACTTTCTGGAAACATGGAGAGGTTAA
- a CDS encoding DUF1427 family protein translates to MAGLVVELLYSLVRVHSPAPPLIALAGLLGIVIGEGAVPFVQAHLWHVDGQTSVTPCVCEQNPESAIDSHK, encoded by the coding sequence ATCGCGGGTCTGGTCGTGGAACTGCTTTACTCGCTCGTGCGCGTGCATTCACCTGCGCCTCCGTTGATCGCACTGGCGGGGCTGCTCGGCATCGTCATCGGCGAAGGTGCGGTGCCGTTCGTGCAGGCCCACCTGTGGCACGTCGACGGGCAAACGAGTGTCACGCCCTGCGTATGTGAGCAAAACCCGGAAAGCGCGATCGATTCGCACAAGTAG
- a CDS encoding carboxymuconolactone decarboxylase family protein codes for MALASYFTPELASPIQHCFLSFGTNAMRLAPIAPQDLTIDQRPLYEDMKSGVNAKYSLFTTMRDDGAMLGPWNAWLHEPEVGAAIWNTTKAMTRFAVIPDRVRQVAILVVGTRFDAGYELYAHGEVARKNGLSDQFISTLVSGNRPEGMTDEEGLAYDVAHVLSAGRRLPEETYRRAVSLFGQRGTNELIYLVGHYCFVSVTLNGFDIPVPQG; via the coding sequence TTGGCGCTCGCCAGTTACTTCACACCCGAACTGGCTTCGCCTATCCAGCACTGCTTCCTGTCTTTTGGAACCAACGCCATGCGCCTTGCCCCAATTGCCCCGCAAGATCTTACGATCGACCAGCGGCCTCTGTATGAGGACATGAAATCTGGCGTCAATGCGAAGTACAGCCTCTTTACGACGATGCGCGACGATGGCGCAATGTTGGGTCCGTGGAATGCCTGGCTTCACGAGCCCGAAGTCGGCGCTGCAATCTGGAATACCACCAAGGCCATGACGCGTTTCGCCGTCATCCCCGACCGCGTACGTCAAGTCGCCATCCTCGTGGTCGGTACTCGTTTTGATGCAGGTTACGAGTTGTATGCGCACGGCGAAGTGGCAAGAAAGAATGGTTTGAGCGATCAATTCATCTCCACGCTCGTATCCGGTAACCGTCCGGAAGGAATGACCGACGAAGAGGGCCTCGCTTACGACGTAGCGCACGTTCTGAGCGCGGGCCGCAGGTTACCCGAGGAGACATATCGCCGCGCCGTTTCCCTGTTTGGACAGCGCGGCACGAACGAGCTGATCTATCTTGTCGGACACTACTGCTTCGTCTCAGTCACATTGAACGGGTTCGACATTCCCGTGCCGCAAGGTTAG